A portion of the Symphalangus syndactylus isolate Jambi chromosome 13, NHGRI_mSymSyn1-v2.1_pri, whole genome shotgun sequence genome contains these proteins:
- the ZNF10 gene encoding zinc finger protein 10 isoform X2 — MAFEIKSSVSSRSIFKDKRSCDIKTEGMARNDLWYLSLEEVWKCRDQLDKYQENPERHLRQVAFTQKKVLTQERVSESGKYGGNCLLPAQLVLREYFHKRDSHTKSLKHDLVLNGHQEGCASNSNECGQTFCQNIHLIQFARAHTGDKSYKCPDNDNSLTHGSSLGISKGIHREKPYECKECGKFFSWRSNLTRHQLIHTGEKPYECKECGKSFSRSSHLIGHQKTHTGEEPYECKECGKSFSWFSHLVTHQRTHTGDKLYTCNQCGKSFVHSSRLIRHQRTHTGEKPYECPECGKSFRQSTHLILHQRTHVRVRPYECNECGKSYSQRSHLVVHHRIHTGLKPFECKDCGKCFSRSSHLYSHQRTHTGEKPYECHDCGKSFSQSSALIVHQRIHTGEKPYECCQCGKAFIRKNDLIKHQRIHIGEETYKCNQCGIIFSQNSPFIVHQIAHTGEQFLTCNQCGTALVNTSNLIGYQTNHIRENAY; from the coding sequence ATGGCATTTGAAATCAAATCATCAGTTTCCAGCAGGAGCATTTTTAAAGATAAGCGATCATGTGACATTAAAACGGAAGGAATGGCAAGGAATGATCTCTGGTATTTGTCATTAGAAGAAGTCTGGAAATGTAGAGACCAATTAGACAAGTATCAGGAAAACCCAGAGAGACATTTGAGGCAAGTGGCATTCACCCAAAAGAAAGTACTTACCCAGGAGAGAGTCTCTGAAAGTGGTAAATATGGGGGAAACTGTCTTCTTCCTGCTCAGCTAGTACTGAGAGAGTATTTCCATAAACGTGACTCACATACTAAAAGTTTAAAACATGATTTAGTTCTTAATGGTCATCAGGAAGGCTGTGCAAGTAACAGTAATGAATGTGGTCAAACTTTCTGTCAAAACATTCACCTTATTCAGTTTGCAAGAGCTCACACAGGTGATAAATCCTACAAATGCCCTGATAATGACAACTCTCTTACTCATGGTTCATCTCTTGGTATATCAAAGGGCATACatagagagaaaccctatgaatgtaaggaatgtggaaaaTTCTTCAGCTGGCGCTCTAATCTTACTAGGCATCAGCttattcatactggagaaaaaccctatgAGTGTAAAGAATGTGGAAAATCTTTCAGCCGGAGTTCTCACCTCATTGGACATCAAAAGACCCATACTGGTGAGgaaccctatgaatgtaaagaatgtggaaaaTCCTTCAGCTGGTTCTCTCACCTAGTTACCCATCAGAGAACTCATACAGGAGACAAACTGTACACATGTAATCAGTGTGGGAAATCTTTTGTTCATAGCTCTAGGCTTATTAGACACCAGAGGAcacatactggagagaaaccgtaCGAATGTCCTGAATGTGGGAAATCTTTCAGACAGAGCACACATCTCATTCTGCATCAGAGAACCCATGTGAGAGTGAGGCCCTATGAATGCAATGAATGTGGAAAGTCTTACAGCCAGAGATCTCACCTTGTTGTGCATCATAGAATTCACACTGGACTAAAACCTTTTGAGTGTAAGGATTGTGGAAAATGTTTTAGTCGAAGCTCTCATCTTTATTCACATCAAAGAacccacactggagagaaaccatatgaGTGTCATGATTGTGGAAAATCTTTCAGCCAGAGTTCTGCCCTTATTGTGCATCAGAGGatacacactggagagaaaccatatgaATGCTGTcagtgtgggaaagccttcatcCGGAAGAATGACCTCATTAAGCACCAGAGAATTCATATTGGAGAAGAGACCTATAAATGTAATCAATGTGGCATTATCTTCAGCCAGAACTCTCCATTTATAGTTCATCAAATAGCTCACACTGGAGAGCAGTTCTTAACATGCAATCAATGTGGGACAGCGCTTGTTAATACCTCTAACCTTATTGGATACCAGACAAATCATATTAGAGAAAATGCCTACTAA
- the ZNF10 gene encoding zinc finger protein 10 isoform X1: protein MDAKSLTAWSQTLVTFKDVFVDFTREEWKLLDTAQQIVYRNVMLENYKNLVSLGYQLTKPDVILRLEKGEEPWLVERGIHQETHPDSEMAFEIKSSVSSRSIFKDKRSCDIKTEGMARNDLWYLSLEEVWKCRDQLDKYQENPERHLRQVAFTQKKVLTQERVSESGKYGGNCLLPAQLVLREYFHKRDSHTKSLKHDLVLNGHQEGCASNSNECGQTFCQNIHLIQFARAHTGDKSYKCPDNDNSLTHGSSLGISKGIHREKPYECKECGKFFSWRSNLTRHQLIHTGEKPYECKECGKSFSRSSHLIGHQKTHTGEEPYECKECGKSFSWFSHLVTHQRTHTGDKLYTCNQCGKSFVHSSRLIRHQRTHTGEKPYECPECGKSFRQSTHLILHQRTHVRVRPYECNECGKSYSQRSHLVVHHRIHTGLKPFECKDCGKCFSRSSHLYSHQRTHTGEKPYECHDCGKSFSQSSALIVHQRIHTGEKPYECCQCGKAFIRKNDLIKHQRIHIGEETYKCNQCGIIFSQNSPFIVHQIAHTGEQFLTCNQCGTALVNTSNLIGYQTNHIRENAY, encoded by the exons ATGGATGCTAAGTCACTAACTGCCTGGTCCCAG ACACTGGTGACCTTCAAGGATGTATTTGTGGACTTCACCAGGGAGGAGTGGAAGCTGCTGGACACTGCTCAGCAGATTGTGTACAGAAATGTGATGCTGGAGAACTATAAGAACTTGGTTTCCTTGG GTTATCAGCTTACTAAGCCAGATGTGATCCTCCGgttggagaagggagaagagcccTGGCTGGTGGAGAGAGGGATTCACCAAGAGACCCATCCTG attCAGAGATGGCATTTGAAATCAAATCATCAGTTTCCAGCAGGAGCATTTTTAAAGATAAGCGATCATGTGACATTAAAACGGAAGGAATGGCAAGGAATGATCTCTGGTATTTGTCATTAGAAGAAGTCTGGAAATGTAGAGACCAATTAGACAAGTATCAGGAAAACCCAGAGAGACATTTGAGGCAAGTGGCATTCACCCAAAAGAAAGTACTTACCCAGGAGAGAGTCTCTGAAAGTGGTAAATATGGGGGAAACTGTCTTCTTCCTGCTCAGCTAGTACTGAGAGAGTATTTCCATAAACGTGACTCACATACTAAAAGTTTAAAACATGATTTAGTTCTTAATGGTCATCAGGAAGGCTGTGCAAGTAACAGTAATGAATGTGGTCAAACTTTCTGTCAAAACATTCACCTTATTCAGTTTGCAAGAGCTCACACAGGTGATAAATCCTACAAATGCCCTGATAATGACAACTCTCTTACTCATGGTTCATCTCTTGGTATATCAAAGGGCATACatagagagaaaccctatgaatgtaaggaatgtggaaaaTTCTTCAGCTGGCGCTCTAATCTTACTAGGCATCAGCttattcatactggagaaaaaccctatgAGTGTAAAGAATGTGGAAAATCTTTCAGCCGGAGTTCTCACCTCATTGGACATCAAAAGACCCATACTGGTGAGgaaccctatgaatgtaaagaatgtggaaaaTCCTTCAGCTGGTTCTCTCACCTAGTTACCCATCAGAGAACTCATACAGGAGACAAACTGTACACATGTAATCAGTGTGGGAAATCTTTTGTTCATAGCTCTAGGCTTATTAGACACCAGAGGAcacatactggagagaaaccgtaCGAATGTCCTGAATGTGGGAAATCTTTCAGACAGAGCACACATCTCATTCTGCATCAGAGAACCCATGTGAGAGTGAGGCCCTATGAATGCAATGAATGTGGAAAGTCTTACAGCCAGAGATCTCACCTTGTTGTGCATCATAGAATTCACACTGGACTAAAACCTTTTGAGTGTAAGGATTGTGGAAAATGTTTTAGTCGAAGCTCTCATCTTTATTCACATCAAAGAacccacactggagagaaaccatatgaGTGTCATGATTGTGGAAAATCTTTCAGCCAGAGTTCTGCCCTTATTGTGCATCAGAGGatacacactggagagaaaccatatgaATGCTGTcagtgtgggaaagccttcatcCGGAAGAATGACCTCATTAAGCACCAGAGAATTCATATTGGAGAAGAGACCTATAAATGTAATCAATGTGGCATTATCTTCAGCCAGAACTCTCCATTTATAGTTCATCAAATAGCTCACACTGGAGAGCAGTTCTTAACATGCAATCAATGTGGGACAGCGCTTGTTAATACCTCTAACCTTATTGGATACCAGACAAATCATATTAGAGAAAATGCCTACTAA